One window from the genome of Aliidongia dinghuensis encodes:
- a CDS encoding alanine--tRNA ligase, which yields MDTGHTPGSLKIDGDRLRSLYLKFFAERGHAVIPSASVIPENDPSVLFTTAGMHPLVPYLMGQPHPAGTRLVDTQKCIRTNDIEEVGDATHLTFFEMLGNWSLGDYFKEESIAWSWEFLTSPEWLGIPKDRIAVSCFGGGLGVERDEESYRVWRKIGMPEERIAFLGVEDNWWAAGDEGPCGPDTEIFYNPIGGTCERGTECRPGCPCGRWVEIWNNVFMSYNRTAGQITDLPKRNVDTGMGLERTLAVLNRVETVYETSSFRPIVEALIAKSKYTEEEIRAKPELLKALRVISDHLRTSVFVIGDERGTSPSNQGAGYVLRRLIRRAIRFCDTLGIDPTEWVATHKTVVGMFGDAYPELRQNEERIGHELMLEYKRFDTTLKTGIRLLAKDIEDLKAGGTTVLSGEAAFKLYDTYGFPIEFTRELAGEQGFTVDMDGYERRFAEHREASKTEAAKSGLADLSEESVRYHTATHLLHAALRDILGDHVMQKGSNITQERMRFDFSHPAPMTKDEIARAEAWVQAAIDAAIPVTNEVLPLEDARKKGAIGLFSDKYGNQVSVYTIGDKSMEFCGGPHVQNTGEIGKFKIQKEQSSSAGVRRIRAVIS from the coding sequence TTGGATACCGGACATACCCCTGGCAGCTTGAAGATCGACGGCGACCGTCTGCGCTCCCTCTATCTGAAGTTCTTCGCCGAGCGTGGCCATGCCGTGATCCCGAGCGCCTCCGTCATTCCGGAGAATGATCCGAGCGTGCTGTTCACGACCGCCGGCATGCATCCGCTGGTGCCCTACCTGATGGGCCAGCCCCATCCGGCCGGCACGCGCCTGGTCGATACCCAGAAATGCATCCGCACCAACGACATCGAGGAAGTGGGCGACGCCACGCACCTGACCTTCTTCGAGATGCTCGGCAACTGGTCCTTGGGCGACTATTTCAAGGAAGAGTCGATCGCCTGGAGCTGGGAATTCCTGACCAGCCCGGAATGGCTCGGCATCCCGAAGGACCGGATTGCGGTCAGCTGCTTCGGCGGCGGGCTCGGCGTCGAGCGCGACGAGGAATCCTATCGCGTCTGGCGCAAGATCGGCATGCCGGAGGAGCGTATCGCGTTCCTCGGCGTCGAGGACAATTGGTGGGCGGCCGGCGACGAGGGACCGTGCGGCCCGGATACGGAGATCTTCTACAATCCGATCGGCGGCACCTGCGAGCGCGGCACCGAGTGCCGCCCGGGTTGCCCGTGCGGCCGCTGGGTCGAGATCTGGAACAACGTGTTCATGTCCTATAACCGCACGGCCGGCCAGATCACCGATCTGCCGAAGCGGAACGTGGACACGGGCATGGGGCTCGAGCGCACGCTCGCCGTGCTGAACCGGGTCGAGACGGTCTATGAAACCTCGTCCTTCCGGCCGATCGTCGAGGCGCTCATCGCCAAGTCGAAATACACCGAGGAGGAGATCCGGGCGAAGCCCGAGCTCCTGAAGGCGCTGCGCGTCATCAGCGACCATCTTCGCACCTCGGTCTTCGTGATCGGCGACGAGCGCGGCACGTCGCCGTCGAACCAGGGGGCGGGCTACGTGCTGCGCCGCCTGATCCGCCGCGCCATCCGCTTCTGCGACACGCTCGGCATCGATCCGACCGAGTGGGTTGCGACCCACAAGACGGTTGTCGGCATGTTCGGCGACGCCTACCCCGAACTGCGCCAGAACGAGGAGCGCATCGGCCACGAGCTGATGCTCGAGTACAAGCGCTTCGACACGACGCTCAAGACCGGCATCCGCCTGCTCGCCAAGGACATCGAGGACCTGAAGGCCGGGGGCACGACCGTCCTCTCCGGCGAGGCGGCGTTCAAGCTCTACGACACCTACGGCTTCCCGATCGAGTTCACCCGCGAACTCGCCGGCGAGCAGGGCTTCACGGTCGACATGGACGGCTACGAGCGGCGCTTCGCCGAGCATCGCGAGGCGTCGAAGACCGAGGCGGCGAAGAGCGGCCTCGCCGACCTCTCTGAGGAATCGGTGCGCTACCACACGGCGACCCACCTGCTGCACGCGGCGCTCCGGGATATCCTCGGCGACCATGTGATGCAGAAGGGCTCGAACATCACGCAGGAGCGCATGCGCTTCGACTTCTCGCATCCGGCGCCGATGACGAAGGACGAAATCGCCCGGGCCGAGGCCTGGGTGCAGGCGGCGATCGATGCGGCGATCCCGGTGACCAACGAGGTCCTGCCGCTCGAGGATGCGCGCAAGAAGGGCGCCATCGGCCTCTTCTCCGACAAGTACGGCAACCAGGTCTCGGTCTATACGATCGGCGACAAGTCGATGGAGTTCTGCGGCGGCCCGCACGTCCAGAACACGGGCGAGATCGGCAAGTTCAAGATCCAGAAGGAGCAGTCCTCCTCGGCCGGCGTCCGCCGCATCCGCGCCGTCATCAGCTGA
- a CDS encoding copper chaperone PCu(A)C has translation MQFRRFPFSALAAIIAVAGAVFAQQSQSVAQSAAAAPSSAAVRVTQAWARATPGKSTIGAAYLTVTAAADDRLVGAASPVAATVQIHQHTMEGGVMKMRQVDAVPLPAGQAVTLSPGGYHIMLIDLKAPLVAGQSFPLTLTFEKAGTVETSVAIGGVGASGPAGTAPAVGHDMDHMDMGGMAGHKG, from the coding sequence ATGCAGTTCCGTCGTTTTCCGTTCAGTGCGCTGGCCGCGATCATTGCCGTGGCCGGCGCCGTCTTCGCCCAGCAATCGCAATCCGTTGCCCAATCCGCGGCGGCCGCCCCATCGTCTGCGGCGGTCCGGGTGACCCAGGCCTGGGCGCGTGCGACCCCTGGCAAATCCACGATCGGTGCCGCCTATCTCACGGTGACGGCCGCAGCCGACGACCGGCTGGTCGGGGCCGCGAGCCCGGTCGCCGCCACGGTCCAGATCCATCAGCACACGATGGAGGGTGGCGTCATGAAGATGCGTCAGGTCGATGCGGTGCCGCTGCCGGCCGGCCAGGCCGTGACGCTGTCGCCTGGCGGCTACCACATCATGCTGATCGACCTGAAGGCGCCGCTGGTCGCGGGCCAGAGCTTCCCGTTGACGCTCACGTTCGAGAAGGCCGGCACGGTCGAGACCAGCGTCGCAATCGGCGGCGTCGGCGCCTCGGGCCCGGCTGGTACAGCCCCAGCAGTCGGTCACGACATGGACCATATGGACATGGGCGGCATGGCGGGGCACAAGGGATGA
- a CDS encoding SDR family oxidoreductase — protein MMATGKTALVIAAGHGIGAASARALAAQGWRVGLMSTSDACETLAAELGGFARRGSVTETADLQALIDLALATTGRIDAVVNNTGHGAGSSAATQASTYNPDGDHHLLDIGDTDWHHGLDLYVLNVVRMARLVTPIMQRRGGGAIVNISSLGTVEPRPEYPLSVLRLALHGFTKLYTDRYGRDGIRMNNVLPGFVENWPVVDAVQRGTPIGRTVKLTEIADTVAFLLSDGAGAITGQNILVDGGLVRAAR, from the coding sequence ATGATGGCAACGGGCAAGACGGCACTGGTCATCGCCGCCGGCCACGGCATCGGCGCCGCCTCGGCCCGGGCGCTCGCGGCCCAGGGCTGGCGCGTCGGGCTGATGTCCACGTCTGATGCCTGCGAGACGCTCGCGGCGGAGCTCGGCGGCTTCGCCCGGCGCGGCTCGGTCACCGAGACCGCCGATCTCCAGGCGCTCATCGACCTGGCGCTCGCGACGACTGGCCGCATCGACGCCGTCGTCAACAACACCGGCCACGGCGCCGGCTCCAGTGCCGCGACCCAGGCCTCGACCTACAACCCGGACGGCGACCATCACCTGCTCGACATCGGCGATACGGACTGGCACCACGGGCTCGACCTCTATGTGCTGAATGTCGTGCGCATGGCGCGGCTGGTGACGCCCATCATGCAGCGCCGGGGCGGCGGCGCCATCGTCAACATCTCGTCGCTCGGCACCGTCGAACCGCGGCCGGAATATCCGCTGTCGGTGCTGCGCCTGGCGCTGCACGGTTTCACCAAGCTCTATACCGACCGCTACGGCCGCGACGGCATCCGCATGAACAACGTGCTGCCCGGCTTCGTCGAGAACTGGCCGGTCGTGGACGCGGTGCAGCGGGGCACACCGATCGGCCGGACGGTGAAGCTGACGGAGATCGCCGACACGGTCGCCTTCCTGCTGTCGGACGGCGCCGGCGCCATCACCGGTCAGAACATCCTGGTCGACGGCGGACTGGTGAGGGCGGCCCGGTGA
- a CDS encoding NUDIX domain-containing protein, with protein MTQIPERALAAFCRHCGSALAPVADAPNQRRCTSPDCGKVTYDNPIPVVAGIVERDGAILLVRSIGWPAEWFGLVTGFLEPHELPEAGVVREIKEELGLDALACRFVGHYLFKPMNQLIMAYHVEVGPGEVRLDESELEAWKAVPVEKLRPWPFGTGEAVRDFLARRFG; from the coding sequence GTGACCCAGATCCCGGAGCGCGCGCTGGCGGCGTTCTGCAGGCATTGCGGCTCCGCCCTGGCGCCGGTCGCGGACGCGCCGAACCAGCGCCGCTGCACGAGCCCGGATTGCGGCAAGGTCACCTACGACAATCCGATCCCGGTCGTGGCCGGCATCGTCGAGCGCGACGGCGCCATCCTGCTCGTGCGCAGCATCGGCTGGCCCGCCGAATGGTTCGGCCTCGTCACGGGATTTCTGGAGCCGCACGAGCTGCCGGAGGCCGGCGTCGTACGCGAGATCAAGGAAGAGCTGGGGCTGGATGCGCTCGCCTGCCGCTTCGTCGGCCATTACCTGTTCAAGCCGATGAACCAGCTGATCATGGCCTATCACGTCGAGGTCGGGCCGGGCGAAGTCCGGCTCGACGAGAGCGAGCTCGAAGCCTGGAAGGCGGTTCCGGTCGAAAAGCTCAGGCCCTGGCCGTTCGGCACCGGCGAGGCCGTGCGCGATTTCCTCGCCCGGCGCTTCGGCTGA
- a CDS encoding chloride channel protein, whose translation MEDPEITFASGRVSSRLRRPQTLLLSRRLWRRRLVFWGGAIATGLIGAGFAIAANRASALFGLLLAWSPWLPLVVTPLGFVLSALACRKLFPGAQGSGIPQAIAARHVRNPAGRDRLLSIRLTIGKIALTLFGLLCGASIGREGPTVQVGASIMLQAARLGGMGRERGLILAGSAAGVAAAFNTPLAGIVFAIEEMGRSYEHRTNGLILSTVILAGIASIALLGNYSYFGVTNAGIGALGDWPVVALCGIGGGVGGAVFSRLVLLGSHALRAFVARRPDRNSVIVAAVAGLVMALLGIASHGAVYGTGYEQARSALEGTPLPWTYAPMKLAATLASTLSGIPGGIFAPSLSVGAGLGSAVAPWFPATSCGAIVVLGMAGYFAGVVQAPITAFVIIVEMTADHGMIIPLMAAAVLGFGTSRLISPEPLYHSLAEHFISTARAASAAEAVASKTTEEA comes from the coding sequence ATGGAGGATCCCGAAATCACCTTCGCCAGCGGACGTGTATCCAGCCGCCTGCGCCGGCCGCAGACCCTGCTCCTGTCGCGCCGCCTGTGGCGCCGCCGGCTGGTGTTCTGGGGCGGCGCCATCGCGACCGGGCTGATCGGCGCCGGATTCGCCATTGCCGCCAACCGGGCGAGTGCGCTGTTCGGGCTGCTGCTCGCCTGGTCGCCCTGGCTGCCACTCGTCGTGACGCCGCTGGGCTTCGTGCTGTCGGCTCTCGCCTGCCGCAAGCTCTTCCCCGGCGCGCAGGGCAGCGGCATCCCGCAGGCGATCGCCGCGCGCCATGTGCGCAACCCGGCCGGCCGCGATCGCCTGCTGTCGATCCGCCTCACCATCGGCAAGATCGCGCTCACGCTGTTCGGCCTCCTCTGCGGCGCCTCGATCGGCCGCGAGGGCCCGACCGTGCAGGTCGGCGCCTCGATCATGCTGCAGGCCGCACGGCTCGGCGGCATGGGGCGCGAGCGTGGCCTGATCCTGGCCGGGTCGGCAGCCGGCGTCGCGGCCGCCTTCAACACGCCCCTGGCCGGCATCGTGTTCGCGATCGAGGAAATGGGCCGCAGCTACGAGCACCGGACGAACGGCCTCATCCTGTCAACCGTCATTCTGGCCGGCATCGCCTCGATCGCGCTGCTCGGCAACTACAGCTATTTCGGCGTCACGAACGCCGGCATCGGCGCGCTTGGGGACTGGCCGGTCGTAGCCCTCTGCGGCATCGGCGGCGGCGTCGGCGGTGCCGTGTTCAGCCGGCTCGTGCTCTTGGGCTCGCACGCTCTCAGGGCATTCGTCGCGCGCCGGCCCGATCGCAACTCGGTAATTGTCGCCGCGGTCGCCGGGCTTGTCATGGCGCTCCTCGGCATCGCAAGCCACGGCGCCGTCTACGGCACCGGTTATGAGCAGGCGCGCAGCGCGCTCGAAGGCACGCCGCTGCCCTGGACCTATGCGCCGATGAAGCTCGCGGCGACACTCGCGTCCACGCTGTCCGGCATCCCGGGCGGCATCTTCGCCCCGTCGCTCTCGGTCGGCGCCGGGCTCGGCAGTGCCGTCGCGCCCTGGTTCCCGGCGACCTCGTGCGGGGCGATCGTCGTGCTCGGCATGGCGGGCTATTTCGCCGGCGTCGTTCAGGCGCCGATCACCGCCTTCGTCATCATCGTCGAGATGACCGCCGACCACGGCATGATCATCCCGCTGATGGCGGCTGCGGTCCTGGGCTTCGGCACGTCACGGCTGATTTCGCCGGAGCCGCTCTATCATTCGCTCGCGGAGCATTTCATCTCGACCGCGCGCGCCGCCTCGGCCGCAGAAGCGGTGGCCAGCAAAACAACGGAGGAAGCATGA